One Phoenix dactylifera cultivar Barhee BC4 chromosome 8, palm_55x_up_171113_PBpolish2nd_filt_p, whole genome shotgun sequence genomic window carries:
- the LOC103708427 gene encoding uncharacterized protein LOC103708427, whose amino-acid sequence MESIVAKRLWHIVRAVYYMLRKGISKRKLLLWDLHHVLHRGKIAGKALGNLMTFHHHHHHHHDGTAFAFSRFSCRSMDPNLSFYNPREVEFSCSDTPAYPSFFTAKRKHRHRHDCYNHDVAAIAKAFEILNSEVSDTESLMASPSPAPIWSSFGRSPAVVRQLRITDSPFPIREEEEEEEEADGQVDRAAEEFIKRFYEQLRLQRSVAATPDYAFRREPLVGRA is encoded by the coding sequence ATGGAATCAATTGTAGCCAAGCGGCTGTGGCACATCGTACGAGCGGTGTACTACATGCTCCGCAAGGGAATCTCCAAGCGCAAGCTCTTGCTGTGGGACCTCCACCACGTCCTCCACCGCGGCAAGATCGCCGGAAAAGCCCTCGGCAACCTTATGACCTtccatcaccaccaccaccaccaccacgacGGCACCGCCTTTGCCTTCTCGAGGTTCTCTTGCCGGTCCATGGATCCCAACCTCTCCTTCTACAACCCCCGGGAGGTGGAGTTCAGCTGCAGCGACACCCCCGCCTACCCTTCTTTCTTCACCGCCAAGCGAAAGCATCGCCACCGCCACGACTGCTACAACCACGACGTTGCCGCCATCGCAAAGGCCTTCGAGATCCTCAACTCCGAGGTATCGGATACCGAGTCGTTAATGGCATCGCCGTCACCAGCCCCGATTTGGAGCAGCTTCGGGAGGAGTCCGGCGGTGGTGCGGCAGCTGAGGATAACCGACTCGCCGTTCCCGataagggaggaggaggaggaggaggaggaggccgacgGGCAAGTGGACCGGGCGGCGGAGGAGTTCATTAAGAGGTTCTACGAGCAGCTTCGCCTCCAGCGAAGCGTGGCGGCCACACCGGACTATGCATTCCGCCGCGAGCCGCTGGTCGGCCGAGCTTGA
- the LOC103708437 gene encoding protein FYV8-like isoform X1, protein MLLQSNSRYQRSKGSKVKNIVQVTVLLVVAIWLLYRIKHSDDKNNGYTENDGNELSNGAGEIHLGRKAKAGSENVIVIDNHVENFEETSETKEAGGGLDDALSQHPDDKGEEAIPIKEHEEPRADITDTETTGSKQEQQGSEDNNADSHINGGEEGAGDGTDEAIEEVIRLHSQKDTDNSFDQNENRDGRDDSIEENVLPKDDHVVEKFLLNGATSDNGEATSSDEEGLSTSQTETSEIVELNSEHLETDGELSDKAMAEAARSSKSSLSEDQSNVDASTSDEFHKKVDVESKGTIASDAEISGRNEVGDGKIDGGSDDEHSSLSLPSEENDAASTNDDTPERKTTESQGDNTGAEKTEESDTRSKDEITNSLNSAEDNNEVVMPTNKETPKTEAVESDNSILEAVTGTGSDDELAKSSLASEQNNVEVESHGDKASHVEVTPKNVHEEENSDSKSNDELANSSHASEDKNVDKPANGEATDVDAGESQDVNANEAEINGNGSTEETKSETTSNNEAAHSSDSNEQKSSGTPNSVTPDGEAIESRDVNVDREGNRELSDVNSESQIINVTEDEHNGNGSAEVTATESISNNEAANSSHKNEQNSSKSVNGESVESQGDGVSEAETTSNSAQDDTKIEPYLNNETSSELGNNVVLSSNNVNSE, encoded by the coding sequence ATGCTTCTCCAATCTAATAGCCGGTACCAGAGATCAAAAGGATCTAAGGTTAAAAACATAGTACAGGTCACTGTGCTTCTAGTTGTTGCCATATGGTTGCTCTACCGGATCAAGCACTCAGATGATAAGAATAATGGATACACGGAAAATGATGGAAATGAACTTAGCAATGGAGCTGGAGAGATTCATCTGGGGCGTAAAGCAAAAGCAGGGTCTGAAAATGTGATTGTCATAGACAACCATGTAGAAAACTTTGAGGAGACATCTGAAACAAAAGAAGCTGGAGGAGGTCTGGATGATGCTCTTAGTCAGCACCCTGATGATAAGGGTGAAGAAGCCATTCCTATCAAAGAACATGAGGAACCTCGAGCAGACATCACAGATACCGAGACAACAGGAAGTAAACAGGAGCAACAAGGCAGCGAAGATAATAATGCTGATTCTCATATTAATGGTGGAGAGGAAGGTGCTGGTGATGGTACagatgaagccatagaggaagTTATAAGGCTGCACAGTCAAAAGGATACTGATAATTCTTTTGATCAAAATGAAAATAGAGATGGAAGAGATGACTCCATTGAAGAAAATGTGCTTCCAAAAGATGACCATGTTGTTGAAAAATTTTTACTGAATGGGGCAACCAGTGATAATGGGGAAGCGACAAGTTCAGATGAAGAGGGGCTTTCCACCAGTCAAACTGAAACTAGTGAAATTGTAGAACTTAACAGTGAGCATCTTGAAACGGATGGTGAATTAAGTGAtaaagcaatggctgaagcagCAAGATCATCCAAGTCGTCTCTTAGTGAAGATCAAAGCAATGTCGATGCATCAACAAGTGATGAATTCCATAAAAAAGTGGATGTAGAATCTAAAGGGACCATTGCTTCAGATGCTGAAATTAGTGGCAGAAATGAGGTTGGAGATGGTAAAATTGATGGAGGATCAGATGATGAGCATTCCAGTCTGTCCCTCCCCAGTGAAGAAAATGATGCTGCGTCAACCAACGATGACACTCCTGAAAGGAAAACTACTGAATCCCAAGGAGACAATACTGGTGCTGAAAAAACTGAGGAAAGTGACACAAGATCCAAGGATGAGATTACTAACTCATTGAATTCTGCTGAAGATAACAATGAAGTAGTGATGCCAACCAACAAGGAGACTCCTAAAACAGAAGCAGTTGAATCCGATAACAGTATTCTTGAGGCTGTTACTGGTACAGGATCCGATGATGAACTTGCCAAGTCATCCCTTGCTTCTGAGCAAAACAATGTGGAAGTTGAATCCCATGGTGATAAGGCTTCACATGTTGAAGTTACTCCTAAGAATGTGCATGAAGAAGAGAACAGTGATTCAAAGTCTAATGATGAACTTGCAAATTCATCACATGCTTCTGAAGACAAAAATGTGGATAAGCCAGCAAACGGCGAAGCTACTGATGTGGATGCAGGTGAGTCCCAAGATGTCAATGCCAATGAGGCTGAAATTAATGGCAATGGTTCTACTGAAGAAACAAAGAGTGAAACTACCTCCAATAATGAAGCTGCACATTCCTCTGACAGCAATGAGCAGAAAAGTTCAGGGACTCCAAACAGTGTGACTCCTGATGGTGAGGCAATTGAATCTCGAGATGTTAATGTAGACAGGGAAGGTAACAGAGAGCTTAGTGATGTGAATTCTGAGTCTCAAATAATCAATGTCACTGAGGATGAACATAATGGTAATGGTTCAGCTGAAGTAACAGCGACTGAATCAATATCCAATAATGAAGCTGCGAATTCATCCCACAAAAATGAGCAGAACAGCTCAAAGTCTGTAAACGGTGAATCAGTTGAGTCTCAAGGGGATGGAGTTTCAGAAGCCGAAACTACTAGTAACAGTGCCCAGGATGACACGAAGATCGAACCATATCTCAATAACGAAACCAGTTCAGAACTAGGCAATAATGTTGTATTATCGAGCAATAATGTAAATTCAGAATAA
- the LOC103708437 gene encoding GATA zinc finger domain-containing protein 14-like isoform X2, translating to MLLQSNSRYQRSKGSKVKNIVQVTVLLVVAIWLLYRIKHSDDKNNGYTENDGNELSNGAGEIHLGRKAKAGSENVIVIDNHVENFEETSETKEAGGGLDDALSQHPDDKGEEAIPIKEHEEPRADITDTETTGSKQEQQGSEDNNADSHINGGEEGAGDGTDEAIEEVIRLHSQKDTDNSFDQNENRDGRDDSIEENVLPKDDHVVEKFLLNGATSDNGEATSSDEEGLSTSQTETSEIVELNSEHLETDGELSDKAMAEAARSSKSSLSEDQSNVDASTSDEFHKKVDVESKGTIASDAEISGRNEVGDVSLPSEENDAASTNDDTPERKTTESQGDNTGAEKTEESDTRSKDEITNSLNSAEDNNEVVMPTNKETPKTEAVESDNSILEAVTGTGSDDELAKSSLASEQNNVEVESHGDKASHVEVTPKNVHEEENSDSKSNDELANSSHASEDKNVDKPANGEATDVDAGESQDVNANEAEINGNGSTEETKSETTSNNEAAHSSDSNEQKSSGTPNSVTPDGEAIESRDVNVDREGNRELSDVNSESQIINVTEDEHNGNGSAEVTATESISNNEAANSSHKNEQNSSKSVNGESVESQGDGVSEAETTSNSAQDDTKIEPYLNNETSSELGNNVVLSSNNVNSE from the exons ATGCTTCTCCAATCTAATAGCCGGTACCAGAGATCAAAAGGATCTAAGGTTAAAAACATAGTACAGGTCACTGTGCTTCTAGTTGTTGCCATATGGTTGCTCTACCGGATCAAGCACTCAGATGATAAGAATAATGGATACACGGAAAATGATGGAAATGAACTTAGCAATGGAGCTGGAGAGATTCATCTGGGGCGTAAAGCAAAAGCAGGGTCTGAAAATGTGATTGTCATAGACAACCATGTAGAAAACTTTGAGGAGACATCTGAAACAAAAGAAGCTGGAGGAGGTCTGGATGATGCTCTTAGTCAGCACCCTGATGATAAGGGTGAAGAAGCCATTCCTATCAAAGAACATGAGGAACCTCGAGCAGACATCACAGATACCGAGACAACAGGAAGTAAACAGGAGCAACAAGGCAGCGAAGATAATAATGCTGATTCTCATATTAATGGTGGAGAGGAAGGTGCTGGTGATGGTACagatgaagccatagaggaagTTATAAGGCTGCACAGTCAAAAGGATACTGATAATTCTTTTGATCAAAATGAAAATAGAGATGGAAGAGATGACTCCATTGAAGAAAATGTGCTTCCAAAAGATGACCATGTTGTTGAAAAATTTTTACTGAATGGGGCAACCAGTGATAATGGGGAAGCGACAAGTTCAGATGAAGAGGGGCTTTCCACCAGTCAAACTGAAACTAGTGAAATTGTAGAACTTAACAGTGAGCATCTTGAAACGGATGGTGAATTAAGTGAtaaagcaatggctgaagcagCAAGATCATCCAAGTCGTCTCTTAGTGAAGATCAAAGCAATGTCGATGCATCAACAAGTGATGAATTCCATAAAAAAGTGGATGTAGAATCTAAAGGGACCATTGCTTCAGATGCTGAAATTAGTGGCAGAAATGAGGTTGGAGATG TGTCCCTCCCCAGTGAAGAAAATGATGCTGCGTCAACCAACGATGACACTCCTGAAAGGAAAACTACTGAATCCCAAGGAGACAATACTGGTGCTGAAAAAACTGAGGAAAGTGACACAAGATCCAAGGATGAGATTACTAACTCATTGAATTCTGCTGAAGATAACAATGAAGTAGTGATGCCAACCAACAAGGAGACTCCTAAAACAGAAGCAGTTGAATCCGATAACAGTATTCTTGAGGCTGTTACTGGTACAGGATCCGATGATGAACTTGCCAAGTCATCCCTTGCTTCTGAGCAAAACAATGTGGAAGTTGAATCCCATGGTGATAAGGCTTCACATGTTGAAGTTACTCCTAAGAATGTGCATGAAGAAGAGAACAGTGATTCAAAGTCTAATGATGAACTTGCAAATTCATCACATGCTTCTGAAGACAAAAATGTGGATAAGCCAGCAAACGGCGAAGCTACTGATGTGGATGCAGGTGAGTCCCAAGATGTCAATGCCAATGAGGCTGAAATTAATGGCAATGGTTCTACTGAAGAAACAAAGAGTGAAACTACCTCCAATAATGAAGCTGCACATTCCTCTGACAGCAATGAGCAGAAAAGTTCAGGGACTCCAAACAGTGTGACTCCTGATGGTGAGGCAATTGAATCTCGAGATGTTAATGTAGACAGGGAAGGTAACAGAGAGCTTAGTGATGTGAATTCTGAGTCTCAAATAATCAATGTCACTGAGGATGAACATAATGGTAATGGTTCAGCTGAAGTAACAGCGACTGAATCAATATCCAATAATGAAGCTGCGAATTCATCCCACAAAAATGAGCAGAACAGCTCAAAGTCTGTAAACGGTGAATCAGTTGAGTCTCAAGGGGATGGAGTTTCAGAAGCCGAAACTACTAGTAACAGTGCCCAGGATGACACGAAGATCGAACCATATCTCAATAACGAAACCAGTTCAGAACTAGGCAATAATGTTGTATTATCGAGCAATAATGTAAATTCAGAATAA
- the LOC103710959 gene encoding lachrymatory-factor synthase-like, producing MEQNQLEKWEGKASIDLPNAKADQAWSLLSNFFSLHLWLPAIAVCEKVAGIEGQPGCTRYCATAPGDDREPVMWAKEKLLAFDPVARSYCYEVTDSNVGFDRYVATFKVLEVEGGGGCKLEWSFESEPVKGWTRDGLTAYLQTGLEDMAKKVEEVLKAPPAFAAAG from the coding sequence ATGGAGCAGAACCAGTTAGAAAAATGGGAAGGCAAAGCCTCCATCGATCTCCCAAACGCGAAGGCTGACCAGGCCTGGTCTCTCCTTTCCAACTTCTTCAGCCTTCACTTGTGGCTCCCCGCCATCGCCGTGTGCGAGAAGGTGGCCGGCATCGAGGGCCAACCGGGCTGCACTCGGTACTGCGCCACCGCGCCAGGCGACGACAGGGAGCCCGTGATGTGGGCCAAGGAAAAACTGCTAGCTTTCGATCCCGTGGCTCGGAGCTACTGCTACGAGGTCACCGACAGCAACGTGGGGTTCGACCGGTACGTCGCGACGTTCAAGGTTCTCGAGGTGGAGGGAGGAGGTGGGTGCAAGCTCGAGTGGTCGTTCGAGTCCGAACCGGTGAAGGGCTGGACCCGAGATGGCTTGACCGCTTATCTGCAGACTGGTCTCGAAGACATGGCTAAGAAAGTCGAAGAAGTCCTGAAGGCTCCTCCTGCTTTTGCTGCTGCTGGATAA